The Persephonella sp. KM09-Lau-8 nucleotide sequence AAACATTTTGTTCCATTGCTCTTCTAACTCTCTTCCCCTGTCTACTGCTTTTCTAAAGTGGTTTAGAGCCTTTTCTGGAATGTAAAACATCTTATCTTCAGGAAATCCTAAAGCCTTTTTGGTAGCCTTTGCTTCTTCTTCAGATAAAGGTGCCCCGTGAACTGCAGGATTGTCCTGTTTAGGCGAGTGCCAGCCTATATGGGTTTTTATCCTGATTAAAGAAGGTCTTTCTTTTTCGTCCTGAGCTGCTTTTATTGCCCCATAAATTGCATCTAAATCTTCTCCATCTGGAACAGTAATCACATGCCAGCCATGGGCTTTAAATCTAAGCTCTATATCTTCATTCCATGTAATATCTGTTGGACCATCTATAGTAATATGGTTGTCATCATACAGATATATAAGTTTCCCAAGTTTCAATCTACCTGCCAGTGCAGCTGCTTCCGAGGATATACCTTCCATTAAATCTCCATCAGAAACAATAGCATAGGTGTAGTGGTCAACTATATTAAATCCTTCCCTGTTAAAGTAGCTTGCAAGGAAACATTCGGCAATTGCCATCCCAACACCCATTCCAAATCCCTGTCCAAGGGGACCTGTGGTTGCCTCAACACCGGGAGTATGTCCATATTCAGGATGTCCAGGGGTCTTGCTTCCCCACTGCCTAAATCTTTTTAGCTCCTCTAAAGGTAAATCATATCCATAAAGATGGAGTAGTGAATAAAGCATTGCAGATGCATGTCCGGCTGATAAAATAAATCTGTCTCTGTTGAACCAGTTGGGGTTTTTAGGGTTATGTCTCAGAAACTTATCCCACAAAACATAAGCCATAGGCGATGCACCAAGGGGCATTCCAGGGTGTCCTGATTTTGCCGTCTGAATCTGGTCTAATGATAGAACTCTGATTGTGTTAATACACAGCCAGTCAATATTTTCCATTTATCCTCTTACCTCGTTGAAAATTTTCTCAATAAAACTATTATAAACTTTTTATGGTTAATAGATACTATGAAAAAACGCAGTTTTTTTAAGGTTTTGCGGGATTTAAGATTCATTGAATTTTTAAATAAGTTGATATATCATATAGCCTTATATATTTCTACATATATTCCTTTTGTGAGGTGGTTGCATGTCATTTCAGTTTACTGAGGAGCAAATAAAAAGATATAGCAGGCATATAATACTTCCTGAAGTTGGAGGAAAAGGTCAGCAAAAACTCCTCCAATCTAAAGTTCTGGTTGTTGGAGCAGGTGGATTAGGTTCACCGGCTTTATACTATCTTGCAGCAGCAGGAGTTGGAACAATAGGAATAGTGGATTTTGATGTTGTTGATTTTTCAAATCTCCAGAGACAGATACTCCATAACACAGAAAGGGTAGGTAAACCAAAAGTAGAATCAGCAAAAATGACCCTTGAGGCTTTAAATCCAGATGTTAATGTAATTGCCTATAACGAAAGAATTCACAAAGGCAATGTAATGGATATTATCAAGGACTATGATGTTGTCCTTGATGGTTCAGATAACTTTCCAACAAGATTTCTTGTAAATGATGCATGTTATTTTCTTGGAAAGCCTCTTGTATCAGCAGCTATACTGAGATTTGAGGGGCAGCTAACAACATTTGATTACAGGGATAAAGAAAACTCACCATGTTATAGATGTCTTTTCCCTGAACCTCCACCTCCGGGACTTGTTCCTTCATGTCAGGAAGCAGGTCTTCTTGGTGTAGTAGGTGGAATAATGGGAACACTGCAGGCAAATGAAGCTCTGAAGCTTATACTGGAAATAGGTGAACCACTTGTTGGAAAATTACTTGTTTTTGATGCCCTGACAACAGAATTTAATGTTGTTAAATTAAGAAAAGATAAAAAATGTCCTCTCTGTGGTGAAAATCCGACGATTAAAGAACTTATTGAATATGACCAGGCCTGTGATATTCATTTTTAAGGAGGAAGGATGTCTGAGATAAAGGTTGATAGAGAGCTGGATTTAAAAGGTGAGGTTTGTCCATTTACTTTTGTAAAAAGTAAGCTAATAATGGAACAGATGGAGCCTGGACAGGTTCTCAGAGTTATCCTTGACTATAAACCTTCTGTGGAAAATGTGCCAAAAAGTATGAGAGAAGAAGGTCAGGAAGTTCTTGAGATAAACCAGATAGGCGATAATCTCTGGGAAGTTATTGTAAGGAAGGTAAAATGAATCTGCTAATCATAATGGCAAGTAATCCATACTCACATGACTTTAATACCGCTGTTAAGCTGGCAGCTGCATCTTTAGAAAGAAATCATAAAACAAAAATATTTTTTATGGGTAATGGTATTTACTCAATAGTCCGTCCTGAGATAAAAGAGCTTGTAGATAAAGGGGCTCAGGTTTATTACTGTGCCCATAATGCAGAGCAGAGGAAGATTAAGCCAGAAGAATGGGCAGAAAGTAGCAGTATGTATGGTCTTTCTAAACTAATCACAGAAGCAGACAAAGTTATAATGCTCTCCTGATGGTGAAAAAATGGCAAAGAAAAAAGTAGTGGTAATCATAAAATCGAATCCTTTTAGCTGGAAAGCATTTGAAGCTCTCAGACAGTCAGTCGGATTATCAATGGAACATTCCTTATCGGTAATATTCCTTAAAGATGGTGTTTACACCCTTACAGACTGGAAACCACAGATGATAGGAATAGAACCTATTGATAAATCTATGGAAGCTCTGGGTATGATGGAAGCCAGTGTTATAGCTGAAGAAGAAGCTATAAGAGAAAGGGGAATTAAACCAAAAGACTGGCCGGTGGAAGTTCAGGTAAAACCAAAAGATGATATCTGTGAGATAGTCAAAGAAGCTGAGGTGGTGATAACATGGTGAATAATCTGTGGATAATAAAAAGGCCTGCTGATTTTCCGGAAGCTGATATGCTTGAAGATGATGATATGATTATCCTTATCCAGGATGCAGTTTTAAGGGTGCCTTATATAGATAACTGGGCTGCCTGCAAAGAGGATGCCCTTGCAAGAAATATAAGAATTCCTGAAGACAAACTCCTTGAATACACAGAAATAATAGATATTATTGAAAAGGCAAACAAAGTAATTGTATGGTAAAGATAGCTATCTCCCTTGGCGACCCTGCCGGTATTTCACCTGAAATTTTAGTAAAAGGTAGCAAAAAGCTACCTGAAGCTTCCTACATCATTTACGGAAGTCAAAAAGCCATTGAAAAGGCCAAAGAAATAACAGGTCAAAGTTTTGGGTATTCTCTAATATCCTCTCCTGAAGAAGCTAACTCAAAAGACTTTTTCCTGATAAATATTTATGACAAAGATTTCCAGCCGGGAAAACCGAATATAGAATCCGGCAAAGCAGCTGTTTTATTTCTGGAAAATGCAGTAAAAGATACCCTTAGAAAAAAGGTTGATGCTCTTGTTACACTTCCGATATCAAAGCAGTATATTATGGAAGCAGGCTTTAAATTCGCAGGGCATACAGATTATCTTGCCCATGTTTCAGGTGTAAAAAATTACATAATGATGCTTATGTGTGATGAGCTGAAGGTGGCACTGGCAACAACCCATATTCCTCTAAAAGATGTTCCAAAAGCAATAAAAAAAGAAAACCTAATCTCAAAAATAAAACTACTTGACAAAGAACTTAAAAACAAATTCAGAATAAACTCCCCTAAGATAGCTGTTCTGGGACTTAATCCCCATGCTGGAGATGGTGGAAATATAGGAACAGAAGAAATAGAAATTATCCAGCTAGCAATAGATACTCTTAGAAAAGAAGGCTTTAATGTAACAGGTGTTTTATCAGCAGATACGGCTTTTAACCGCAGAGATGAATTTGATGCATATTTTGCCATGTATCATGACCAGGGGTTAATTCCTTTGAAGCTTTTATGTTTTAAAAAGGCGATTAATATTACATTGGGACTTCCTTTTATCCGCACATCTCCAGACCACGGAACAGGATTTGATATTGCAGGTAAAAATATCGCAGACCCTTCATCTTTTGTGGAAGCTGTCAAACTGGCATATAAACTTGCCACGATTAATTCCTTATCGAGACATTAGGACAGGATTTTTTTAGCTGATTTTTTAAGTTTTCAATTTCTTTCTGAGAAAACCCTTTTTTTTCTTTGTATTCCTGCGATACCAGTGAATCTGAAGGATTAAAGTTTTGCAAAACATATCTTTTGCTGTTTTTTATTATCTGACATATCTGCAAGATTTCCTTTAAAGAGTGAAAATTCTTTATAAGCGTTGTTCTAAACTCATAATCAATTCCTGAATTTTTGATGAGTTCCACAGAGCTTAATATTTTTCCTGTGTCAGTCTCTACGCCAGTGATTTCCTTGTATCTACCAACAGGAGCTTTTATATCCATTGCTATATAGTCCACAAGGTTATTTTCTATTATTTCTTTTAAAACTTCAGGATTTGAACCGTTTGTGTCCAATTTAACATTAAATCCCAGAGATTTTATTTTCTTTATAAATTGAATAAGGTCAGTAAAAATTGTAGGTTCTCCACCTGTAATCACAACACCCTGCAGTTTTCCTGTTCTGTTTTTAAGAAACTGGAAAACTTCTTCTTCTGATATCGTAGAAGAAAAATATTCAGGTAAAACCAGTTCTCTGTTATGGCAGTATCCACATCTGAAATTGCATCCTTGAACAAACAAAACAGCAGATAGTTTTCCAGGAAAGTCTATTAGAGAGAATTTTTGAATTCCTGCTATTTTCATTTCCTTCTCCAGATTTTATTAATAATAAAAAGGCCTCCCGGGGAGGGAGGAATGGGGAGAGGGGAGAAAACGCGACCTACAGGGCGGAGAGGGGGATTTTATACCCTTTTCTATTTTTAAACTCTTCCTTCTTACCATCATTCCACTGTTTAACAGGTCTGAAATATCCAACAATACGGGAATATATCTCTGTTTCTTCTCCACATTCAGGGCATTTTTCATGTTTTCCTGATATGTATCCGTGAACAGGACATACGCTAAATGTAGGTGTAATGGTGAAGTAAGGCAGGTGGTAGTTTTCACATACGAACCTGACAAAATTTTTAACTGACTCTGTATCAGAAATCTTTTCTCCTAAGAAGAAATGTATTACCGTTCCACCGGTGTATTTTGTTTGCAGACTGTCTTGATGGTCTAAAACAAACACAGGGTCATCACTGTAGTAAACAGGTAGATGTGTGGAGTTTGTATAATAAGGAGCTGCCCCATACTCTCTATACTCATCTTCGTTGGCAACAATAATATCAGGAAACTGCTCTTTATCTATTTTTGCCAGTCTGTAAGATGCCCCTTCTGCAGGGGTTGCCTCAAGGTTGTAGTTGTTTCCTGTTTCCATCTGGAATTTAATAAGCTTATGATTTATAAACTCAAGAACTTTTTCAGCAAACTCTTTTCCTTCAGATGAAGCAATATCCTTTCCCAGGAGATTAATACATGCCTCATTCATTCCTATTATTCCTATTGTTGAAAAATGGTTCTGCCAGTATCTTCCAGATTGGGACTTGATACTTCTGAGATAAAATTTTGAATATGGATAAAGTCCTTTGTCTGTTAGCTCTTCAAGAAAGTTTCTCTTAATTTCAAGGCTTTCTTTTGCTATTTCCAGCAGATTATTAAGTCTGTCGAAAAATTCCTCTTTATTCTTAGATAGATAACCTATTCTTGGAAGATTTATAGTTACAACTCCTATTGAACCTGTTAATGGATTTGCTCCAAATAAACCTCCTCCTCTTTTCCTTAGTTCTCTGATATCCAGTCTAAGCCTGCAGCACATACTACGGGCATCATTAGGGTCTAAATCAGAATTTATAAAGTTTGCAAAGTATGGAATACCGTATTTACCTGTAATCTCCCATAGTTTTTCTAAAACCGGATTCTCCCAATCAAAATCCTTTGTTATGTTGTATGTTGGAATTGGGAATGTGAATACCCTACCGGAAGCATCACCTTCAGCCATTACCTCAAAAAATGCCTGATTTATTATGTCCATTTCTTTCTGGAATTCTCTGTATTTCTGATTTTTGATTTCTCCACCTATCACAATATACTGGTCTGCATAAGGAGAATTTTCAGCTTTTAAGTCAAAGGTTAAATTAGTAAACGGCGTTTGAAATCCAACCCTCGTTGGCACATTAAGATTAAAAACAAACTCCTGAATAGCCTGTTTTACTTCTTTGTAAGAAAGTCCGTCATATCTAACAAATGGTGCCAATAATGTATCAAAGTTTGAAAATGCCTGTGCACCGGCAGCTTCTCCCTGTAAAGTATAAAGAAAGTTAACTATCTGCCCCAGTGCAGAGGTAAAATGTTTAGGAGGTGCACTTTCAGTTTTACCATAGGCACCTTTAAATCCTGTTGTAAGGAGGTCATACAAATCCCAGCCTACACAGTAAACACTGAGATTTTGAAGGTCATGTATATGAAAATCACCATTTCTATGGGCGGATGCTATTTTTTCAGGATAAACATTACTAAGCCAGTATTCTTTTGTTATCTCAGAAGAGATATAAAAATTTAATCCTTGTAATGAATAGGTTGTGTTGCTATTTTCATAAACTCTCCAGTCTAATTTTTTCAGGTAGTTGTCTATCAGGTGTGTATTCATAGCACCCTCCTAAATGTAGTAGTTATTTTTAGATAACACTATATATAGTATAGGGATGTAGAAGGGCACTGTAATTGATTTCCATCAATCCTTGATTTTTTCCTAAAAGAGATATATTTGTTAACAGGTTTAGCCTTTTGAAATTAATTCGTTATACTTTATATCTTCTTGATAATAAAAAGCTTTTATAATAAAATATTTTTTTGCTTTAAATAGGAGACTAAGGAGGTATTTACAGAATGTATGCAGTTATAAAGACAGGCGGAAAGCAGTATAAAGTAGAACCGGGAATGCTTGTAAAAGTTGAAAAATTATGTGCAAATCCAGGGGAAACAGTTGAGCTTGATGCAGCTCTTATAAGAGATGATGAAGGAAATATAAAAACTGAAGGAAAAGTTGAAGCAGAAGTAGTAGAACACGGAAAACACAAAAAAGTGCTTGTATTCCATTTCAAAAGAAAGAAGAACTACAAAAAATTAAATGGCCACAGACAGCCATATACTTTAATCAAAATTAAAGATATTAAGGCTTAAAGGAGGATTTTAATATGGCTTCAAAGAAAAGTGGTGGTTCAGCTAAAAACGGTAGAGATAGTTTTAGTAAAAGGCTTGGTGTCAAAAGATATGACGGTCAGGTTGTAAAAGCAGGAAATATTCTTGTAAGACAGAGAGGAACAAAAATTTATCCAGGTAAGAATGTAGGACTTGGAAAAGACTATACATTATTTGCCCTTATTGATGGTGTTGTAAAATTTGAAAGGTCTAAAGGTAAAAAAGTCGTTTCTGTATATCCATTAGACGCATAAAAGGGGAAGTTTTTCCCCTCTTAAATTTTCTTGCAACTCGTTTATCTAATTTTCAAACCTTAAATATCTCCTCAAGATAAAGTTTATTTTTGTAGCGTTTCAAAAATTATTCTAAAAGAATAATTCTTTTGGAATAATTTCGGCTAATTTATCTAAAGTGTAGTTTCTGGGTTTTGTGCGCTTTTATTACACTGAGAGCAGCACCGATTATCATAGAAAAGGTCAGCATTGATGTTCCGCCATAGCTCATGAAGGGCAATGTTATTCCAACAACTGGAGCAAGACCAACTGTCATGGCAATATTAATAAATGCCTGTGTTGTGATTAATCCTGCAGCTCCATAACAGATTAATCTGCCTTCTAAATCCTTAATCTTATTCCCCCAGTATATAAGTCGCAGTCCTATTATCAGATAAACAAGTAATATAGTAAAAGATATAACAAATCCCCATTCCTCTCCTATAGTTGCAAATATAAAGTCAGTATGCTGTTCAGGTAGGAAGAACAATTTGGACTGT carries:
- the moeB gene encoding molybdopterin-synthase adenylyltransferase MoeB; translated protein: MSFQFTEEQIKRYSRHIILPEVGGKGQQKLLQSKVLVVGAGGLGSPALYYLAAAGVGTIGIVDFDVVDFSNLQRQILHNTERVGKPKVESAKMTLEALNPDVNVIAYNERIHKGNVMDIIKDYDVVLDGSDNFPTRFLVNDACYFLGKPLVSAAILRFEGQLTTFDYRDKENSPCYRCLFPEPPPPGLVPSCQEAGLLGVVGGIMGTLQANEALKLILEIGEPLVGKLLVFDALTTEFNVVKLRKDKKCPLCGENPTIKELIEYDQACDIHF
- a CDS encoding sulfurtransferase TusA family protein, which encodes MSEIKVDRELDLKGEVCPFTFVKSKLIMEQMEPGQVLRVILDYKPSVENVPKSMREEGQEVLEINQIGDNLWEVIVRKVK
- a CDS encoding DsrE family protein; this translates as MNLLIIMASNPYSHDFNTAVKLAAASLERNHKTKIFFMGNGIYSIVRPEIKELVDKGAQVYYCAHNAEQRKIKPEEWAESSSMYGLSKLITEADKVIMLS
- a CDS encoding DsrE family protein, which translates into the protein MAKKKVVVIIKSNPFSWKAFEALRQSVGLSMEHSLSVIFLKDGVYTLTDWKPQMIGIEPIDKSMEALGMMEASVIAEEEAIRERGIKPKDWPVEVQVKPKDDICEIVKEAEVVITW
- a CDS encoding sulfurtransferase TusB, coding for MVNNLWIIKRPADFPEADMLEDDDMIILIQDAVLRVPYIDNWAACKEDALARNIRIPEDKLLEYTEIIDIIEKANKVIVW
- the pdxA gene encoding 4-hydroxythreonine-4-phosphate dehydrogenase PdxA, which produces MVKIAISLGDPAGISPEILVKGSKKLPEASYIIYGSQKAIEKAKEITGQSFGYSLISSPEEANSKDFFLINIYDKDFQPGKPNIESGKAAVLFLENAVKDTLRKKVDALVTLPISKQYIMEAGFKFAGHTDYLAHVSGVKNYIMMLMCDELKVALATTHIPLKDVPKAIKKENLISKIKLLDKELKNKFRINSPKIAVLGLNPHAGDGGNIGTEEIEIIQLAIDTLRKEGFNVTGVLSADTAFNRRDEFDAYFAMYHDQGLIPLKLLCFKKAINITLGLPFIRTSPDHGTGFDIAGKNIADPSSFVEAVKLAYKLATINSLSRH
- a CDS encoding anaerobic ribonucleoside-triphosphate reductase activating protein, translating into MKIAGIQKFSLIDFPGKLSAVLFVQGCNFRCGYCHNRELVLPEYFSSTISEEEVFQFLKNRTGKLQGVVITGGEPTIFTDLIQFIKKIKSLGFNVKLDTNGSNPEVLKEIIENNLVDYIAMDIKAPVGRYKEITGVETDTGKILSSVELIKNSGIDYEFRTTLIKNFHSLKEILQICQIIKNSKRYVLQNFNPSDSLVSQEYKEKKGFSQKEIENLKNQLKKSCPNVSIRN
- a CDS encoding ribonucleoside triphosphate reductase gives rise to the protein MNTHLIDNYLKKLDWRVYENSNTTYSLQGLNFYISSEITKEYWLSNVYPEKIASAHRNGDFHIHDLQNLSVYCVGWDLYDLLTTGFKGAYGKTESAPPKHFTSALGQIVNFLYTLQGEAAGAQAFSNFDTLLAPFVRYDGLSYKEVKQAIQEFVFNLNVPTRVGFQTPFTNLTFDLKAENSPYADQYIVIGGEIKNQKYREFQKEMDIINQAFFEVMAEGDASGRVFTFPIPTYNITKDFDWENPVLEKLWEITGKYGIPYFANFINSDLDPNDARSMCCRLRLDIRELRKRGGGLFGANPLTGSIGVVTINLPRIGYLSKNKEEFFDRLNNLLEIAKESLEIKRNFLEELTDKGLYPYSKFYLRSIKSQSGRYWQNHFSTIGIIGMNEACINLLGKDIASSEGKEFAEKVLEFINHKLIKFQMETGNNYNLEATPAEGASYRLAKIDKEQFPDIIVANEDEYREYGAAPYYTNSTHLPVYYSDDPVFVLDHQDSLQTKYTGGTVIHFFLGEKISDTESVKNFVRFVCENYHLPYFTITPTFSVCPVHGYISGKHEKCPECGEETEIYSRIVGYFRPVKQWNDGKKEEFKNRKGYKIPLSAL
- the rplU gene encoding 50S ribosomal protein L21, translating into MYAVIKTGGKQYKVEPGMLVKVEKLCANPGETVELDAALIRDDEGNIKTEGKVEAEVVEHGKHKKVLVFHFKRKKNYKKLNGHRQPYTLIKIKDIKA
- the rpmA gene encoding 50S ribosomal protein L27 translates to MASKKSGGSAKNGRDSFSKRLGVKRYDGQVVKAGNILVRQRGTKIYPGKNVGLGKDYTLFALIDGVVKFERSKGKKVVSVYPLDA